One segment of Ziziphus jujuba cultivar Dongzao chromosome 12, ASM3175591v1 DNA contains the following:
- the LOC132800231 gene encoding putative disease resistance RPP13-like protein 1 encodes MAVELVGGAILFAGLEVVFNRLLSAGVVDYLKGQRLSDELISNLKRVALAINGWLSELEDASYDADDLLDKIATHALKSKVEGAGSTKTKTSKLLSSALSIGARRLYNTRDMKNKLEEIFKSKKPRPRSQTTSLVEESEVFGRDGVKNAIINLFLVKDEGGKEVYVIPIVGMGGIGKTTLAKLVYNDDKVKNHFTLKAWVYVYEEFDICKVTKSILTAITSSNSYDHWANNLDLLQSRLKEELVGKKFLIILDDVWTQNYDDWKAMSLPFNHRAQRSKIIITTRNEGPVDMTVNIPTRFQLKSLNEEDCWQMFAKHAFDNIRDSSVRQNLEPTDKEIGRKCQGLPLASKTNGGLLRFKEDVGEWEKILRSEI; translated from the exons ATGGCTGTAGAATTGGTAGGTGGAGCTATTCTGTTTGCTGGCCTTGAGGTGGTGTTTAACAGGCTGCTTTCTGCTGGAGTGGTGGACTACCTGAAAGGACAAAGACTCAGTGATGAGCTGATCAGCAATTTGAAGAGAGTAGCATTAGCTATTAATGGA TGGCTGAGTGAGCTTGAAGATGCCTCCTATGATGCAGACGATCTCTTGGATAAGATTGCTACTCATGCTTTGAAATCCAAGGTAGAAGGTGCTGGTTCAACAAAGACCAAGACAAGTAAGTTACTCAGCTCCGCCCTTTCCATTGGAGCTCGCAGATTATATAATACTAGAGATATGAAGAACAAGCTTGAGGAGATTTTTAAAAG TAAGAAACCAAGACCAAGATCACAGACGACATCTTTGGTAGAAGAATCTGAGGTCTTTGGTAGAGATGGGGTTAAGAATGCTATAATTAACTTGTTTCTAGTAAAGGATGAGGGTGGTAAGGAGGTTTATGTGATTCCCATAGTAGGCATGGGAGGGATTGGTAAAACCACTCTTGCTAAATTAGTGTACAACGATGACAAAGTTAAGAATCACTTTACGCTCAAAGCATGGGTTTATGTTTATGAAGAGTTTGATATTTGTAAGGTAACAAAATCAATCCTTACTGCAATAACTTCATCAAATTCTTATGATCATTGGGCCAATAACCTTGATTTGCTTCAAAGTAGGTTAAAAGAGGAGCTAGTGGGAAAGaaatttttgattattttagaTGATGTGTGGACTCAGAATTACGATGATTGGAAGGCAATGAGTTTACCTTTTAACCATAGGGCTCAAAgaagtaaaattattataacaacACGCAATGAAGGACCTGTAGACATGACAGTCAATATTCCAACTCGATTTCAGCTTAAGTCCTTGAATGAGGAAGATTGCTGGCAAATGTTTGCAAAGCATGCATTTGATAATATTCGAGATTCTAGTGTACGTCAAAACTTGGAACCAACCGATAAAGAAATTGGGAGAAAGTGCCAGGGATTGCCATTAGCTAGTAAAACAAATGGAGGACTCTTGCGCTTTAAAGAAGATGTTGGGGaatgggaaaaaatattaaggaGTGAGATTTAG